In Nitratiruptor sp. YY09-18, a single window of DNA contains:
- a CDS encoding glycosyltransferase family 39 protein, whose protein sequence is MIYLYLFFYALVLFFNASRLGIGSEETKILFESHHWIHYIYRFFYQLFGSNLIAVRLPSTILMLANIYLFFLISKKYLQNEKDALFATVLFSLLPAVLTAGVVISYAPFILFFILIYLLLFFKNEFWALGFAFFLLFLHKSFLILFIAVGFYYLYKKNRNFSYAYFAFATLSYLLYGFDFRGKPQNYFFDTFALFSAIFSPLLFLYFFYVIYRILIKEQKDIVWFISGTSFLIALFLSFRQKVSLEDFAPYAVLGTILMVRLFLQTLRVRLPKYRRNLLIAIVIVVGALLINDIALIFNEYLFAYLPVRKHFLYENYFARALAKSLKSEGIKCIDTKKASLQRELRFYGIKYCKENLLNKQRGNRLTIYFHDINLGEVYVTKSNKNSS, encoded by the coding sequence ATGATCTATCTCTATCTCTTTTTCTACGCTCTTGTACTTTTTTTTAATGCTTCTCGCTTAGGAATTGGGAGCGAAGAGACAAAGATACTTTTTGAATCACACCACTGGATCCACTATATATACCGCTTTTTTTATCAGCTATTTGGAAGCAATCTCATAGCTGTCCGTTTACCATCAACTATTTTGATGCTAGCAAATATCTATCTCTTTTTTTTAATTAGCAAAAAATATCTTCAAAACGAAAAAGATGCGCTGTTTGCTACGGTTCTTTTTTCTTTGCTTCCAGCAGTACTAACTGCTGGAGTAGTCATCTCCTATGCGCCTTTTATTCTCTTTTTTATACTTATCTATTTGCTTCTTTTTTTCAAAAACGAGTTCTGGGCTCTCGGTTTTGCATTTTTTCTTCTCTTTTTGCATAAAAGTTTTTTGATTCTATTTATTGCTGTGGGGTTTTACTATTTATATAAAAAAAATAGAAACTTCTCATATGCCTATTTTGCATTTGCCACTCTTTCGTACTTGCTCTATGGATTTGATTTTAGAGGTAAACCGCAAAACTACTTTTTCGATACCTTTGCGCTCTTTAGTGCAATCTTTTCGCCACTTCTTTTTTTATATTTTTTCTATGTGATTTATCGGATATTAATCAAGGAGCAAAAAGATATCGTCTGGTTTATTAGCGGTACATCTTTTTTGATAGCACTTTTTCTCTCTTTTCGCCAAAAGGTCTCTTTGGAGGATTTTGCGCCTTATGCAGTTTTAGGCACAATTTTGATGGTAAGACTCTTTTTGCAGACACTGCGCGTGAGACTTCCAAAATATAGAAGAAATCTCCTCATAGCTATTGTTATTGTAGTTGGTGCACTTCTCATCAACGATATAGCTTTGATCTTTAATGAATATCTCTTTGCTTATTTGCCTGTCCGTAAACACTTTTTGTATGAAAATTACTTTGCCAGAGCCCTTGCAAAAAGCTTAAAAAGTGAAGGCATAAAATGCATCGATACCAAAAAAGCAAGCTTACAAAGGGAGTTACGCTTTTATGGGATTAAATACTGCAAAGAAAATCTCCTTAACAAACAAAGAGGCAATAGATTAACTATTTATTTTCATGACATAAATCTTGGAGAAGTATATGTTACTAAAAGTAATAAAAATAGTAGCTAA
- a CDS encoding aminodeoxychorismate/anthranilate synthase component II: protein MILMIDNYDSFTYNIVQYCLELGANLKVIRNDELSVAAIEKLNPEKIIISPGPATPNEAGVSLDVVRKFADRKPILGICLGHQTIAQAFGGEIIQAKNMMHGKTSQIEVLQDTKIFDKLPAEFRATRYHSLVVNPQNLPATIKPTARSKDDKEIMALEVEGKPIYGVQFHPESIMSEYGYEILDNFLQL, encoded by the coding sequence ATGATACTCATGATTGATAACTATGATAGCTTTACGTATAACATTGTGCAGTATTGCCTCGAACTTGGAGCCAATCTCAAGGTAATTCGCAATGATGAACTGAGTGTTGCTGCAATTGAAAAACTCAACCCTGAAAAGATCATCATTTCTCCAGGCCCTGCGACTCCAAATGAGGCTGGAGTGAGTCTGGATGTAGTGAGAAAATTTGCTGATAGAAAGCCAATTCTAGGCATATGTCTTGGACATCAAACAATTGCCCAGGCTTTTGGTGGAGAGATTATTCAAGCAAAAAATATGATGCATGGTAAAACTTCGCAGATAGAAGTTTTACAAGATACAAAAATATTCGATAAGCTACCTGCAGAATTTCGTGCAACTCGCTACCATTCTCTTGTGGTCAATCCGCAAAACCTCCCAGCAACAATCAAGCCGACTGCACGAAGTAAAGATGACAAAGAGATTATGGCTCTTGAAGTGGAGGGAAAGCCAATCTATGGAGTCCAGTTTCACCCTGAATCGATAATGAGCGAATACGGATATGAAATATTAGATAATTTTTTACAATTATGA
- a CDS encoding citrate/2-methylcitrate synthase, which translates to MGLFTRDTQAIFWNNNRSAIQRMLDYDYIIKREKPSVAAIVAPTSSNKFDKFFFGTDEVMIPIYRSTEEAAVAHPNADVLLNFASFRTAYDVTMDALRFPQFKTIMITAEGIPERLARIMNKTAREKGVLVIGPATVGAITPGAFKVANIGGTIENIVKSKLHRPGSCGLVTRSGGLFNELSNIIALNADGIADGVAIGGDRFVGSVFIDHLLRMEKDPNVKYMLLLGEVGGREEYKVIEAVKSGQITKPVIGWCIGTIAQHFSSGVQFGHAGASANADEETAVAKNQAMREAGIHVPDSFNDLPHVIKGVYEELKGKGIIKDIEEPEVPPMPEDYAKALREGKVRRPKNFVCTISDDRGEEATYAGYPISSVATPDTGKTIGDVVSLLWFKKVYPRWAVDFIETVIKTVADHGPAVSGAHNAKVTARAGKSVVESLVTGLLTIGPRFGGAIDGAAKYFKYAYDNNMSPSEFVNYMKKQGIPIPGIGHRIKSVRNPDKRVEGLKKFAAEHFPSTSLLDYALEVEKLTTSKKENLILNVDGTIGILMVDMWRALGYTEEEIDEFIESGTLNSFFILGRTIGFIGHILDEKRLGMPMYRHPFDDILYDVQKAEEIK; encoded by the coding sequence ATGGGACTATTTACTAGAGATACACAGGCAATATTTTGGAACAACAACCGCAGTGCTATTCAAAGAATGCTTGATTATGATTATATCATCAAAAGAGAGAAGCCTTCTGTAGCAGCAATCGTTGCACCAACTAGCTCAAACAAATTTGACAAGTTCTTTTTTGGTACCGATGAAGTAATGATTCCAATCTACAGAAGCACTGAAGAGGCAGCTGTAGCACATCCAAATGCAGATGTTCTCTTGAACTTCGCATCATTTAGAACAGCTTATGATGTGACTATGGATGCTTTGCGCTTCCCACAGTTCAAAACGATTATGATAACTGCAGAGGGGATTCCTGAGCGCCTTGCACGAATTATGAATAAAACGGCTCGTGAAAAGGGCGTATTGGTTATTGGTCCAGCAACTGTTGGAGCAATCACTCCAGGAGCATTCAAAGTTGCAAATATCGGTGGAACAATTGAGAATATTGTAAAAAGTAAACTCCATAGACCAGGAAGTTGTGGCTTGGTGACAAGAAGTGGTGGACTTTTCAATGAGCTTTCGAATATCATTGCACTTAATGCTGACGGTATTGCCGATGGTGTAGCTATTGGTGGTGATAGATTTGTTGGGTCAGTATTCATCGATCACCTCCTACGCATGGAAAAAGATCCAAATGTAAAATATATGCTACTGCTTGGTGAAGTTGGTGGACGTGAAGAGTATAAAGTTATTGAAGCAGTAAAGAGTGGTCAAATTACTAAACCTGTGATTGGATGGTGTATCGGAACTATTGCGCAACACTTCAGTAGCGGCGTTCAGTTTGGTCACGCAGGTGCGAGTGCAAATGCAGATGAAGAGACAGCAGTTGCTAAAAATCAGGCAATGAGAGAAGCCGGTATCCACGTACCAGATAGCTTTAATGACCTTCCACATGTAATCAAAGGTGTATATGAAGAGCTCAAAGGAAAAGGTATTATAAAAGATATTGAAGAGCCAGAAGTTCCACCTATGCCAGAAGATTATGCTAAAGCACTTCGTGAAGGAAAGGTGAGAAGACCGAAAAACTTTGTTTGTACAATCAGTGATGATAGAGGCGAAGAGGCTACATATGCAGGATACCCAATTAGTAGTGTAGCTACACCTGATACTGGTAAAACTATCGGTGATGTTGTAAGCCTTCTCTGGTTCAAAAAGGTCTATCCACGCTGGGCGGTTGATTTTATAGAGACAGTTATCAAAACAGTGGCTGACCATGGTCCAGCGGTAAGTGGTGCACACAATGCTAAAGTAACTGCAAGAGCTGGAAAATCAGTCGTAGAGAGTCTTGTAACAGGTCTTTTGACAATTGGTCCAAGATTTGGTGGTGCTATTGATGGTGCTGCTAAATACTTCAAATATGCATACGATAATAATATGAGCCCGAGTGAATTTGTTAACTATATGAAAAAACAGGGCATTCCAATTCCAGGTATTGGTCACAGAATCAAATCTGTGCGTAATCCAGATAAGCGCGTTGAGGGACTCAAAAAATTTGCAGCAGAGCATTTCCCTAGTACGTCATTGCTCGATTATGCTCTAGAAGTTGAAAAACTAACAACGAGCAAAAAAGAGAACCTCATTCTCAATGTTGACGGAACTATCGGTATTTTGATGGTAGATATGTGGAGAGCATTGGGATACACTGAAGAAGAGATTGATGAATTTATTGAGAGTGGTACACTCAACTCATTCTTTATCCTTGGCCGAACAATTGGATTTATTGGCCATATTCTTGATGAAAAACGTCTTGGCATGCCGATGTATCGTCATCCATTTGATGATATCTTATATGACGTACAAAAAGCTGAAGAGATTAAATAA
- a CDS encoding prepilin-type N-terminal cleavage/methylation domain-containing protein yields the protein MKKSFTLLEVTIVIVVIGILAAVILPRLQTNKLLTAANQIVDHIRYTQHLAMIDDRFDPRVNYWYKSRWLIRFHNNSAGEWCYLIGSNRNYQNNIDKSETPLDPLTKKHLYSRSDCSQAEVPALLLTKEYGIYNITATGDCWSNNRHIAFDEIGRPYKSTFGSNKYDILKSDCNITFQSNDGNFTVTIAKETGFTYISSFNG from the coding sequence ATGAAAAAATCTTTTACGCTTTTAGAAGTTACCATTGTTATAGTAGTTATAGGAATCTTAGCTGCTGTTATTTTACCACGACTCCAAACAAACAAGCTCCTTACTGCTGCTAATCAAATAGTCGATCATATACGCTATACGCAACACCTTGCTATGATTGATGATAGATTTGATCCAAGAGTAAACTATTGGTATAAATCACGCTGGCTTATTCGCTTCCATAATAATAGTGCAGGGGAGTGGTGCTATCTAATAGGATCAAACAGAAATTATCAAAATAATATTGATAAATCAGAAACACCGCTCGATCCTCTTACGAAAAAACATCTTTATAGTAGATCCGATTGTTCTCAAGCAGAAGTGCCGGCACTATTGCTTACTAAGGAGTATGGGATCTATAATATTACAGCAACAGGTGATTGCTGGAGCAACAATCGCCATATCGCTTTTGATGAAATAGGTAGACCTTACAAATCTACATTTGGTTCTAATAAATATGACATTCTAAAAAGTGATTGCAATATTACATTTCAATCGAATGATGGAAACTTCACAGTAACCATTGCAAAAGAGACTGGATTTACATATATCTCCTCTTTTAACGGATGA
- the mqnE gene encoding aminofutalosine synthase MqnE, whose product MDLLDKLESGKRLDFEDGVRLYDLDLFTLAKYADKRRKELYGNKSFFNINRHINPTNICKDICKFCAFSANRKNPNPYTMSHDEILAIVEDASKRGIKEVHIVSAHNDQAGIVWYMGIFRKIKEQFPHIHIKALTAAEVNFLAKEYGLKFEEIIDKMIENGVDSMPGGGAEIFDEEVRDYICKGKVSSQEWLRIHRLWHERGRKSNATMLFGHVEKREHRIDHMLRLRNLQDETGGFNCFIPLIYQKENNYLNVQNFVTGQEYLKTIAIARILLDNIPHIKAYWATSTLNLALVAQEFGADDLDGTIEREAIQSAAGAPSRNGVPLEEFVAFIKDSGFIPVERDSLYNEIKVW is encoded by the coding sequence ATGGATCTACTTGATAAACTCGAATCTGGCAAGAGGCTTGATTTTGAAGACGGAGTGAGACTCTATGATTTAGATCTCTTTACTCTTGCAAAATATGCAGACAAAAGACGTAAAGAGCTCTATGGGAATAAGAGCTTTTTCAATATCAACCGCCACATAAATCCTACAAATATCTGCAAAGATATCTGCAAATTCTGTGCTTTTAGTGCAAATCGCAAAAATCCAAATCCTTATACAATGAGCCATGATGAGATTCTAGCAATTGTAGAAGATGCAAGCAAACGCGGTATCAAAGAGGTGCATATCGTCTCAGCTCACAATGACCAGGCAGGGATTGTGTGGTATATGGGAATATTTCGCAAAATCAAAGAGCAGTTTCCCCATATCCATATCAAAGCTCTCACAGCTGCAGAGGTGAATTTCCTAGCTAAAGAGTATGGTCTTAAATTTGAAGAGATAATCGATAAAATGATAGAAAATGGTGTGGATAGTATGCCAGGGGGTGGGGCGGAGATCTTTGATGAAGAGGTGAGAGACTATATATGCAAAGGAAAAGTCTCAAGCCAGGAGTGGCTGCGGATCCACCGACTCTGGCACGAAAGAGGGCGTAAAAGCAATGCTACAATGCTTTTTGGTCATGTAGAGAAAAGAGAGCATCGTATAGATCATATGCTTCGACTTCGTAATCTCCAAGATGAGACAGGAGGGTTTAACTGCTTCATTCCGCTCATCTATCAAAAAGAGAATAATTATCTCAATGTTCAAAACTTTGTCACAGGTCAAGAGTATCTCAAAACCATTGCAATTGCGAGAATTTTGCTTGACAACATTCCTCACATCAAGGCCTACTGGGCTACTTCTACTCTCAATCTCGCTCTCGTTGCGCAAGAGTTTGGTGCAGACGATTTAGATGGAACAATAGAGCGAGAAGCAATTCAGAGTGCTGCCGGTGCGCCAAGCCGTAATGGTGTACCGCTTGAAGAGTTTGTTGCATTCATTAAAGATAGTGGGTTTATCCCAGTAGAGCGTGATAGTCTCTATAATGAGATCAAAGTTTGGTAA
- a CDS encoding ATP citrate lyase citrate-binding domain-containing protein, whose protein sequence is MAQRAIREYDGKKLFAQNWDKYFAPLKYPFESVLVTSGEELKKKAEEPGNEWLKDKPLVAKPDMLFGKRGKNNLVLFKVNKPGDVTLEDAAKWIDEKRSQETTLLSGQKGYLTHFIVEPFTPHTEDEEYYIAATTLDENYDVLYMSAHGGMEVEENWDKVVEVKIPIDASDEEIEKIIKENIPSDIPEDKKETYANFAVNFYKFFRDLNFAYLEINPVVIVGDNVYLLDLVARLDDTAGFLMREKWGDIEFPTPFGMPEKSPEEKAIAEADAKSGASLKLTVLNPEGRIWTLVAGGGASVVYADTIADLAGGVAELANYGEYSGGPTTDETRFYTETVLDLMTRQKDPQGRDKILIIGGAIANFTDVAKTFTGIIQAFEKYADKMKDVGVRIYVRRGGPNYEKGLKDIKEAAERLGLPIKVFGPETHITDIVRMALEEDKAKA, encoded by the coding sequence ATGGCTCAAAGAGCGATACGTGAATATGACGGCAAAAAACTATTTGCCCAAAACTGGGATAAATACTTTGCTCCTCTCAAGTACCCTTTTGAATCTGTGTTGGTAACTAGCGGAGAAGAACTCAAGAAAAAGGCTGAGGAGCCTGGAAATGAGTGGCTCAAAGACAAACCATTGGTTGCAAAACCTGATATGCTTTTTGGTAAAAGAGGGAAGAACAACCTTGTTCTTTTTAAAGTAAACAAACCAGGCGATGTTACTTTAGAAGATGCTGCAAAATGGATCGATGAAAAGAGAAGCCAAGAGACTACACTTCTTAGCGGTCAAAAAGGTTACTTGACTCATTTTATTGTAGAGCCTTTTACGCCACATACTGAAGATGAAGAGTACTATATCGCTGCTACTACCCTTGATGAGAACTATGATGTTCTGTACATGAGTGCACATGGTGGTATGGAAGTTGAAGAGAATTGGGATAAGGTAGTTGAAGTTAAAATCCCTATCGATGCAAGTGATGAAGAGATTGAAAAGATTATTAAAGAGAATATCCCATCAGATATTCCTGAAGACAAAAAAGAGACATATGCAAATTTTGCAGTCAATTTTTATAAATTTTTTAGAGATCTCAATTTTGCTTACCTAGAAATCAACCCGGTAGTAATTGTTGGTGACAATGTATATCTCCTTGACCTTGTTGCAAGACTTGATGATACTGCAGGATTTTTGATGAGAGAAAAATGGGGAGATATTGAATTCCCTACACCTTTTGGAATGCCAGAAAAGAGTCCTGAAGAGAAAGCTATCGCTGAAGCAGATGCAAAGAGTGGTGCATCACTCAAACTTACAGTTCTCAATCCAGAAGGCCGCATCTGGACACTGGTAGCAGGTGGTGGCGCTTCAGTTGTCTATGCTGATACAATCGCTGATCTTGCGGGTGGAGTTGCAGAGTTGGCAAATTATGGTGAATATTCTGGTGGACCAACTACAGATGAGACAAGATTTTACACTGAGACAGTCCTTGATCTCATGACTCGCCAGAAAGATCCTCAAGGAAGAGATAAAATACTTATCATTGGTGGTGCAATTGCAAACTTTACTGATGTTGCAAAGACATTTACAGGTATTATCCAAGCTTTTGAAAAGTATGCAGATAAAATGAAAGATGTTGGTGTAAGAATTTATGTGAGACGTGGTGGACCAAACTACGAAAAAGGCCTCAAAGATATTAAAGAAGCGGCTGAGAGACTCGGACTTCCAATCAAAGTATTTGGACCAGAAACGCATATCACTGATATTGTTCGTATGGCACTTGAAGAAGATAAAGCAAAAGCATAA
- a CDS encoding phosphoribosyltransferase gives MRYYSYDEFLQDVKSLIKRIDEDFDAIVAISRGGLTLGHFLGEYFDIRAVYTINAIGYEGQKKLACVTLANTPDLSCHKRVLVVDEIVDSGDTLQQVMDELKSKFPDIIYKSAALFYKPSARYRPDFFVQYADEWIDFFWARDLHDTHD, from the coding sequence ATGCGCTATTACAGCTATGATGAGTTTTTGCAAGATGTAAAAAGTCTTATAAAAAGAATCGATGAGGATTTTGATGCAATTGTGGCAATAAGTAGAGGTGGATTGACACTTGGACATTTTTTAGGTGAATATTTTGATATTCGCGCAGTCTATACTATCAATGCAATAGGGTATGAGGGTCAAAAGAAGCTTGCATGTGTGACTCTTGCAAACACTCCAGATCTCTCTTGTCACAAGAGGGTGTTAGTCGTTGATGAGATTGTCGATAGTGGTGATACACTGCAGCAAGTAATGGATGAACTAAAGAGCAAGTTTCCAGACATCATCTACAAAAGCGCTGCACTCTTTTATAAACCGAGTGCAAGGTATAGACCAGATTTTTTTGTACAATATGCTGATGAATGGATAGACTTTTTTTGGGCAAGGGATCTACATGATACTCATGATTGA
- the argH gene encoding argininosuccinate lyase: MAKLWSGRFEKSASKLLDKFNASLPFDKELYEQDIQGSIAHAKMLAKQGILSEEEKEEIIKGLNKIKEEIESGDFVWDIADEDIHMAIEKRLTQIIGDAGKKLHTARSRNDQVALDFRLYVQKQNQEFITLLKELIATFVDIAKKTDSILLPGMTHLQHAQPISFAYHMLAYASMFKRDIERFHSSYKRNNYSPLGCAALAGTPHNIDREFTAKELGFDAPTINCLDTVSDRDFALEILFNIATMMMHISRLAEELILWSSYEFKFITISDEYATGSSIMPQKKNPDVPELLRGKTGRAYGNLVSLLTVMKGLPLAYNKDMQEDKEGVFDSVKHAKISLIILNEVLKTMQINKENMLKAAKTGHLTATDLADYLVERVGVPFREAHFITGKAVALAEQMGKDISDLSFEELKTIDERIAEDIVAYLDLVNSMNARNSYGATSKEQVQKQIAYFEDFLRKA; encoded by the coding sequence ATGGCAAAACTTTGGTCAGGTCGTTTTGAAAAGAGTGCAAGTAAACTCCTCGATAAATTTAATGCAAGCCTTCCTTTTGATAAAGAGCTCTATGAACAAGACATTCAAGGCTCAATTGCACATGCAAAAATGCTTGCAAAACAAGGAATTTTGAGCGAAGAGGAAAAAGAAGAGATAATAAAAGGACTCAATAAAATAAAAGAAGAGATAGAATCTGGTGATTTTGTCTGGGATATTGCTGATGAAGATATTCATATGGCAATTGAAAAGAGGCTCACGCAAATTATAGGAGATGCAGGAAAGAAGCTCCACACTGCACGCAGTCGTAACGATCAAGTTGCACTTGATTTCAGACTCTACGTACAAAAACAAAACCAAGAGTTTATAACTCTTCTTAAAGAACTTATAGCTACTTTTGTAGATATTGCGAAAAAAACTGATAGCATTTTACTTCCAGGAATGACACATTTACAGCATGCGCAGCCAATAAGTTTTGCGTATCATATGCTTGCATATGCGTCTATGTTTAAACGTGATATTGAAAGATTTCACAGTTCATATAAGCGCAATAACTATTCACCATTGGGTTGTGCTGCACTTGCTGGAACACCACATAATATCGATAGGGAATTTACTGCCAAAGAGTTGGGATTCGATGCACCGACTATTAACTGTCTTGATACGGTAAGCGATAGAGATTTTGCTTTAGAGATATTGTTTAATATTGCTACTATGATGATGCACATTTCAAGACTCGCAGAAGAGCTGATATTGTGGAGTAGCTATGAGTTTAAATTTATTACTATAAGTGATGAATATGCGACTGGCAGCTCAATAATGCCACAGAAGAAAAACCCTGATGTTCCTGAATTATTACGAGGAAAGACAGGTAGAGCTTACGGTAATCTCGTGAGTCTTTTGACTGTTATGAAAGGTTTGCCACTAGCATACAATAAAGATATGCAAGAGGATAAAGAGGGTGTCTTTGATAGTGTCAAACATGCAAAGATTTCTCTCATTATTCTCAATGAGGTTCTCAAAACGATGCAAATAAATAAAGAAAACATGCTCAAAGCTGCAAAGACAGGACACTTGACAGCAACTGATCTAGCAGACTATCTTGTAGAAAGAGTGGGAGTGCCTTTTCGCGAAGCCCATTTTATAACAGGAAAAGCTGTAGCCCTTGCTGAGCAGATGGGTAAAGATATCTCTGATCTTTCATTTGAGGAGCTTAAAACTATCGATGAGAGGATTGCAGAGGATATTGTAGCGTATTTGGATCTTGTTAATTCTATGAATGCTCGCAACTCCTATGGAGCTACTTCAAAAGAGCAGGTGCAAAAGCAGATAGCCTATTTTGAGGATTTTTTACGTAAAGCCTAG